A part of Plasmodium sp. gorilla clade G2 genome assembly, chromosome: 8 genomic DNA contains:
- a CDS encoding U2 snRNA/tRNA pseudouridine synthase,putative, giving the protein MENGSKKRLNNYEKNKERIKKLKLERQELKKKEERKEKCENEEKINFNLKKYALCIGYIGSQYRGCQGQGENCATVENELERILLKINAIKKKKNFKNFNFCLSRSARTDQGVHALFNIFVYNIDLSCIDMKNEEGDNIDVTHNEKDNMDDKGNDNQTVVNNNINNNDDKFSGNIKIEKNDQTQKCEDDIFKERKEKEEKFKNLLNNHLPCDIKCFEIYKVTKSFDARKFCSFRFYEYLFPVYVLSEVQVNEKYKEKFDQAIVDIDEYVQRCKEEKKARRNKERNEMDITNIERNDNDMTNIERNDNDMTNIERNDNYITNIESNNNDMTNEENENMYIQIGNHINSIPINTNNNSKDIHCDNDKTERSSVIKNIKRDLIDDDIFFIKHYKEDLNEEELNTFFDIFNNYVGYHNFHCFTKKNIDQTTYRYIKYFDVSTVKLFDYHFLSVKILGQSFLMHQIRKMITLAVETYRKATSINSIYYCLHTKNYIPITLFPSDGLMLICPYFNAYNEKVCKYPHTLPICFEETEDIIEFKKNKIGKCIIEKMKQNVWKEWLQRMNQHPFIYYFIKEKINSSL; this is encoded by the exons ATGGAAAATGGGAGTAAGAAACGACTGAacaattatgaaaaaaataaagagagGATAAAGAAACTAAAATTAGAAAGACAAGAACttaagaaaaaagaagaaagaaaagaaaaatgtgagaatgaagaaaaaataaattttaatttaaaaaaatatgcattATGTATAGGATATATTGGATCACAATATCGTGGTTGTCAAGGACAAGGTGAAAATTGTGCAACAGTTGAAAATGAATTAgaaagaatattattaaaaattaatgcaattaaaaaaaaaaaaaattttaagaaTTTTAACTTTTGTTTATCACGATCTGCTAGAACAGATCAAGGGGTTCATgctctttttaatatttttgtttataatattgattTAAGTTGTATAGATATGAAAAATGAAGAGGGAGATAATATAGATGTTACACATAATGAAAAGGATAATATGGATGACAAAGGTAATGACAATCAAACGGtagttaataataatattaataataatgatgataaattTTCTGGGAATATTAAAATTGAAAAGAATGATCAGACACAAAAATGTGAAGATGACATTTTTAAAGAacgaaaagaaaaagaagaaaaatttaaaaatttattaaataaccATTTACCATGTGATATAAAATGTTTTGAAATTTATAAGGTTACAAAAAGTTTTGATGCAAGaaaattttgttcttttagATTTTATGAGTATTTATTTCCTGTATATGTTTTAAGTGAAGTACAagtaaatgaaaaatataaagaaaaatttgaTCAAGCAATAGTAGATATAGATGAATATGTTCAAAGGTgtaaggaagaaaaaaaagcaaGGCGAAATAAAGAAAGGAATGAAATGGACATTACAAATATAGAAAGGAATGACAATGACATGACAAATATAGAAAGGAATGACAATGACATGACAAATATAGAAAGGAATGACAATTACATCACAAATATAGAAAGTAATAACAATGACATgacaaatgaagaaaatgaaaatatgtatatccaAATTGGTAACCATATAAATAGTATACctattaatacaaataataattcaaaggATATACATTgtgataatgataaaacGGAACGGTCAAGtgtcataaaaaatataaaaagagatTTAATAgatgatgatatattttttataaaacattataaAGAAGatttaaatgaagaagaattaaatacattttttgatatatttaataattatgtaggatatcataattttcattgttttacaaaaaaaaacattgaTCAAACTActtatagatatataaaatattttgatgTAAGTACTGTGAAATTATttgattatcattttttatcaGTAAAAATTTTAGGTCAATCTTTTTTAATGCatcaaataagaaaaatgatAACATTAGCTGTTGAAACATATAGAAAAGCTACTTCAATtaattctatatattattgtttgcatactaaaaattatatacctATTACATTATTTCCATCAGACGGATTGATGTTAATATGTCCATATTTTAATGCATACAATGAAAAAGTATGCAAATATCCACATACATTACCTATATGTTTTGAAGAAACAGAAGATATTATAGaatttaagaaaaataaaattggaAAATGTATTATTGAAAAAATGAAGCAAAACGT GTGGAAAGAATGGCTGCAAAGGATGAATCAGCAcccttttatttattattttataaaagaaaaaataaactcAAGTTTGTAA